The Rhodospirillales bacterium genome includes the window AAGTGTCGCAGCGGATATGTCGTAAGGAAAAGTCATAACGCCTTCTTAGCGTTACTTGGTAAAGCAAGGCAATTATTTTTTATGGTAAGTTGTGTTTTTTATTCGTGCGCCTGCAAAATATCGTCGATGCGGCCTTCCAGCTCAGCCTGTTTACGCAGGCGGGCGCGGACGGCATCAATGCCATGGACGGATTTGTTCCATTGCGCGGGCCGTTTGTCGGGGTTGGCCGCCAGATCCTTATCGGGAACCGGGTCGCATCCCTTGTCAAAGCGCCGGGCCATATGACGAATGCGCGGCATAATTTGCGTACGCCAGCGGCTACCGTTGAAAATCCCGTAATGTCCGACATGCATCTGGAAATGGTGATATTGCCGGTTCGCCGACAGGTTTTTCGTCAGGTCGTGTGCCGCCGTTGTCTGGCCGTGTGCCGAAATATCATCCAGCTCGCCTTCAATCGTCAGCATGGCGGTTTTTGTGATTTTCTTTGGATCGACATTCACCCGGCGGCCTGTCGCCGGATCGCGCCAGTACATTTCCCCTTTCGGCAGGGCATGTTTCTGGAACACGGTTTCGACGGTCTGCAGGTAAAAATCTGCACTGATATCCATGACGGATAAATATTCATTATAAAACTTGCGGTGTGATTCTGCGGATTCGCCGTCGCCGTTGACCAGGTGATGGTAAAACTGCATATGCGATCCGACATGGCGGTCGAGATTCATCGACATAAATCCGCCAAGCTGGATAAAACCCGGATAAACATTGCGGTAAGCACCGGGATAATAAAAAGGAACCTCGGTAACCACGGTATTCTCGAACCAGCTCAGCGGGCGCTGTTCGGCCAACTCGGTAACTTGCGTCTTTGAGACGCGCGGATCAATCGGCCCGCCCATCAGGGTCATGGTTCGCGGCGCATTTTGCATGTTTTGGGCTTCCATAACAGCCGCCGCGGCAAAAACCGGCACAGCGGGCTGGCAAACGGCGATGACATGGGTCGGCGGTCCCAGAAATTCCAGAAATTCGATAAGATAGGCGATATAATCATCCAGATTAAACCGGCCTTCCCGTAAAGGAACCTGACGCGTGTCCAGCCAGTCAGTAATATAAACGTCATGATGCGGCAGCAAAGCTTCGACCGTGCCGCGCAGCAGCGTCGCATAATGCCCGGACATCGGGGCGACGACCAGAACCTTGGGATCCTTGCGCTTGGTTTTGCGTTTGAAATGCAAAAGGTTGCAAAACGGTTTTTTCAGGACGTCTTCCTCGACAATAGCGACTTTTTTGCCGTCAATCGTGGTGCTGGGAAGATCGAAATTCGGAGCGCCGAAACGGCGGGTAACACGTTCGAATAATTCGGCCCCGGCAGCGAAGGTGCGTCCGGCCTGTGTGTAGGACAGGGG containing:
- a CDS encoding polyhydroxyalkanoate depolymerase, whose product is MLYHFYDLQHALLTPARLSAEAARMVYQHPLNPLSYTQAGRTFAAGAELFERVTRRFGAPNFDLPSTTIDGKKVAIVEEDVLKKPFCNLLHFKRKTKRKDPKVLVVAPMSGHYATLLRGTVEALLPHHDVYITDWLDTRQVPLREGRFNLDDYIAYLIEFLEFLGPPTHVIAVCQPAVPVFAAAAVMEAQNMQNAPRTMTLMGGPIDPRVSKTQVTELAEQRPLSWFENTVVTEVPFYYPGAYRNVYPGFIQLGGFMSMNLDRHVGSHMQFYHHLVNGDGESAESHRKFYNEYLSVMDISADFYLQTVETVFQKHALPKGEMYWRDPATGRRVNVDPKKITKTAMLTIEGELDDISAHGQTTAAHDLTKNLSANRQYHHFQMHVGHYGIFNGSRWRTQIMPRIRHMARRFDKGCDPVPDKDLAANPDKRPAQWNKSVHGIDAVRARLRKQAELEGRIDDILQAHE